The following proteins are encoded in a genomic region of Synechococcus sp. CBW1002:
- a CDS encoding DUF4330 domain-containing protein: protein MADSPASRPRGWSLVDAGAAVAVLLAAAGVIWSPKLSSAVAKATGDLRPVKVVVDVRGVPVADPGALISAIETERKVAIVIRNQPHGTVAIQKLIPLQSRLVALQPNGSVVTAIDPNQAVFGRFDARFVLEGQGRRSEGGVVFGNQNLKIGAPVELEGKQYRVQGVVTGLQVGEG, encoded by the coding sequence ATGGCTGATTCCCCCGCATCCCGACCCCGCGGCTGGAGCCTGGTGGATGCAGGTGCAGCCGTTGCCGTGCTGCTGGCCGCCGCTGGCGTGATCTGGAGCCCCAAGTTGAGCAGTGCCGTGGCGAAGGCCACCGGTGATCTGCGGCCCGTCAAAGTCGTGGTGGACGTCAGGGGTGTCCCTGTGGCTGACCCCGGCGCCCTGATCTCCGCCATCGAGACGGAGCGCAAGGTAGCGATCGTGATTCGTAACCAGCCTCATGGCACCGTGGCGATCCAGAAGCTGATCCCACTTCAGAGCCGCCTCGTGGCATTGCAGCCGAATGGCTCGGTGGTCACGGCGATTGATCCCAACCAGGCCGTCTTCGGCCGTTTTGATGCCCGGTTTGTGCTGGAGGGACAGGGCCGCAGGAGTGAGGGTGGGGTGGTCTTCGGCAACCAGAACCTCAAGATCGGGGCTCCGGTGGAGCTGGAGGGCAAGCAATACAGGGTGCAGGGTGTCGTTACCGGCCTCCAGGTCGGGGAGGGTTGA
- a CDS encoding glucose-6-phosphate isomerase: MSQLPAFNGHDPATQWDRFCALLWHDEALGFWLDVSRMALDQPGLDALRPRFAQAFEAMAALEAGAIANPDEQRMVGHYWLRAPQLAPDAESGAHIASEVDQIETFGRRILAGELLAPCGRPFTDVLWIGIGGSGLGPLLIIRALQEQEAGLPFHFFDNVDPQGMSRTLRALEERLTTTLVIVVSKSGGTPEPRLGMQQARARLESRGGTWAAQAVAVTMQGSQLDRLAEQEGWLQRFDMFDWVGGRTSITSAVGLLPGALAGADIRSFLGGAAAMDEATRVATLEQNPAALMAASWYQAGEGHGARDMVVLPYRDRLEVFSRYLQQLVMESLGKQRDRAGQIVNQGIAVYGNKGSTDQHAYVQQLRDGVDNFFVTFIEALDDPADIEPVQGDRPGDFLEGFLQGTRSALMDGGRQSMAITLRRFDARALGALIALFERTVGLYAELVNINAYDQPGVEAGKKAAAVILSLQEQLERALADGQPRSLAALQEELGSDSPEPIFWILRHLCGNDRGYQADGNWGEPASLVFRRA; encoded by the coding sequence ATGTCCCAGCTTCCCGCGTTCAACGGCCACGATCCGGCGACCCAGTGGGACCGCTTCTGCGCCCTCCTCTGGCACGACGAGGCCCTTGGCTTCTGGCTGGATGTGAGCCGCATGGCGCTCGATCAGCCCGGCCTTGACGCTCTTCGTCCACGCTTTGCCCAGGCCTTTGAGGCGATGGCGGCCCTGGAGGCCGGAGCCATCGCCAACCCCGACGAACAGCGCATGGTGGGGCACTACTGGCTGCGGGCACCGCAGCTGGCCCCCGATGCCGAGAGCGGCGCCCACATCGCCAGCGAAGTGGACCAGATCGAGACCTTTGGACGCCGCATCCTCGCCGGTGAGCTGCTCGCCCCCTGCGGTCGGCCCTTCACGGATGTGCTCTGGATCGGCATCGGCGGTTCGGGGCTGGGGCCGCTGCTGATCATCCGCGCCCTTCAGGAGCAGGAGGCGGGCCTGCCCTTCCACTTCTTCGACAACGTCGATCCCCAGGGGATGAGCCGCACCCTGCGGGCCCTGGAGGAGCGGCTGACCACCACCCTGGTGATCGTCGTCAGCAAGTCCGGCGGAACGCCGGAACCGAGGCTGGGCATGCAGCAGGCCCGCGCCCGCCTCGAGAGCCGCGGCGGCACCTGGGCCGCCCAGGCCGTGGCCGTGACCATGCAGGGCAGCCAGCTCGACCGCCTCGCCGAGCAGGAGGGCTGGCTGCAGCGCTTCGACATGTTCGACTGGGTCGGCGGGCGGACCAGCATCACCAGCGCTGTGGGTCTGCTGCCCGGGGCCCTGGCGGGAGCAGACATCCGCTCCTTTCTCGGCGGTGCCGCAGCGATGGATGAAGCCACACGGGTGGCCACCCTTGAGCAGAATCCCGCTGCCCTGATGGCCGCGTCCTGGTATCAGGCCGGGGAGGGCCATGGCGCCCGCGACATGGTGGTGCTCCCCTACCGGGATCGCCTCGAGGTGTTCAGCCGCTATCTGCAGCAGCTGGTGATGGAGTCGCTCGGCAAGCAGCGCGATCGCGCCGGCCAGATCGTCAACCAGGGCATTGCCGTCTACGGCAACAAGGGCTCCACCGATCAGCACGCCTATGTGCAGCAGCTCCGCGATGGGGTCGACAACTTCTTCGTCACCTTCATCGAAGCCCTCGATGACCCCGCCGACATCGAACCGGTGCAGGGAGATCGGCCCGGTGATTTTCTCGAGGGCTTCCTGCAGGGCACCCGCTCAGCCCTGATGGATGGGGGCCGGCAATCGATGGCCATCACCCTGCGCCGCTTCGATGCCCGGGCCCTCGGTGCCCTGATCGCCCTGTTCGAGCGGACCGTTGGCCTCTACGCCGAACTGGTCAACATCAATGCCTACGACCAGCCCGGTGTCGAAGCGGGAAAGAAGGCGGCTGCCGTGATTCTGTCGCTGCAGGAGCAGTTGGAACGCGCCCTGGCCGATGGCCAGCCCCGCTCCCTGGCGGCCCTGCAGGAGGAGCTGGGATCAGACAGTCCCGAACCCATCTTCTGGATCCTGCGTCATCTGTGCGGCAACGACCGGGGCTATCAGGCGGATGGGAACTGGGGCGAGCCGGCCTCCCTGGTGTTCCGTCGCGCCTGA
- the dapF gene encoding diaminopimelate epimerase: MLQFSKYQGLGNDFLMLDGRNAPEEDDSLGLTSELVRRLCDRRFGVGGDGVILALPPGQGGELRMRIFNADGTEPEMCGNGIRCLARFLADSDGDQPGRQWQIETLAGRIVPELQEDGTIRVDMGRPLLDPEAVPTTLPVGEAGIPQGDLEAAGYTFSVGAAGMGNPHVVIPVTDVALVELDSFGAALEVHPAFPARTNVHFVQVLSPTHLVMRVWERGAGPTLACGTGACATLVVCHRLGLSERRARLDLPGGPLEIDWDEATGHLFMTGPAEAVFDGVVAPALLDLEQHEPGQQGAVEPAPAPRADSAALKDSATDQDPEVAASNPASALPEINCAVACVNGCVRPDACPSAEARARVAALLESRSLDDLVAIATNSLDDRTRARIEANGPLGG, translated from the coding sequence GTGCTCCAGTTCAGCAAGTACCAAGGCCTGGGCAACGATTTCCTGATGCTCGACGGGCGCAACGCCCCCGAGGAGGACGACAGCCTGGGCCTCACCTCCGAGCTGGTGCGCCGTCTCTGCGATCGGCGCTTCGGTGTGGGCGGCGACGGGGTGATCCTGGCCCTGCCTCCGGGCCAGGGGGGAGAGCTGCGGATGCGGATCTTCAACGCCGACGGCACCGAACCGGAGATGTGTGGCAACGGCATCCGCTGTCTGGCCCGCTTCCTGGCGGACAGCGATGGTGATCAACCGGGCCGCCAGTGGCAGATCGAGACCCTGGCGGGCCGGATCGTGCCGGAGCTTCAGGAGGACGGCACGATCCGGGTGGACATGGGCAGGCCCCTGCTCGACCCCGAGGCGGTCCCGACCACCCTGCCCGTGGGCGAGGCCGGCATCCCCCAGGGGGATCTGGAGGCAGCTGGTTACACCTTTTCGGTCGGCGCTGCCGGCATGGGCAATCCCCATGTGGTGATCCCGGTCACCGATGTGGCGCTGGTGGAGCTGGACAGCTTCGGCGCGGCGCTGGAGGTGCATCCGGCCTTCCCCGCCCGCACCAACGTGCACTTCGTGCAAGTGCTCTCCCCCACCCATCTGGTGATGCGGGTGTGGGAGCGCGGCGCAGGGCCCACCCTGGCCTGCGGCACCGGTGCCTGCGCCACCCTGGTGGTCTGCCACCGGCTTGGCCTCAGTGAACGTCGCGCCCGGCTCGATCTGCCCGGCGGCCCCCTGGAGATCGACTGGGATGAGGCCACGGGCCACCTGTTCATGACCGGCCCGGCCGAGGCCGTCTTCGACGGCGTGGTGGCTCCGGCCCTGCTGGATCTTGAGCAGCACGAGCCGGGCCAGCAGGGTGCTGTCGAACCGGCCCCAGCCCCCCGTGCGGACTCCGCTGCACTCAAGGATTCTGCTACGGATCAAGATCCAGAGGTTGCTGCCTCCAACCCGGCCTCTGCCCTGCCCGAAATCAACTGTGCGGTGGCCTGCGTGAACGGCTGTGTGCGGCCGGATGCCTGCCCCAGCGCCGAGGCCCGCGCCCGCGTGGCAGCCCTGCTGGAAAGCCGCTCCCTCGACGACCTGGTCGCGATCGCCACCAATTCCCTGGACGACCGCACCCGGGCCCGAATCGAAGCGAATGGTCCCCTTGGCGGCTGA
- a CDS encoding DUF1995 family protein: MLPADLRAAESQALEALKAAFLADPKGRWTVEWRFEGLRVLPVVLRLAAALLETGQELRLLFSDAGATALAKRDAPELAGCIASFSDQIRRQSEASGNELLLLVGASQADYELVEQVCGGHRGAVVLVNGSLEDAAVGIGSVARERRRGFLAGWQSAYALLPQAEAALKRAYPGPWELYRLDPDGYRLCTTFEQKPDAEQQAMALAGEEGLDLGGQMRVLDQFIEGLRN; the protein is encoded by the coding sequence ATGCTTCCCGCCGATCTGCGCGCCGCCGAGTCGCAGGCCCTCGAGGCGCTGAAGGCCGCGTTCCTCGCCGACCCCAAGGGCCGCTGGACCGTGGAGTGGCGTTTTGAAGGGTTGCGGGTGCTGCCTGTGGTGCTGCGGCTGGCCGCAGCGTTGCTGGAGACGGGCCAGGAGCTGCGGCTGCTGTTCAGCGATGCCGGTGCCACTGCTCTGGCGAAGCGGGATGCTCCTGAGCTCGCCGGTTGCATCGCCAGTTTCAGCGACCAGATCCGCCGTCAGAGCGAGGCCTCGGGCAACGAGCTGCTGCTGCTGGTGGGCGCCAGCCAGGCGGACTATGAGCTGGTGGAGCAGGTCTGCGGTGGCCATCGCGGCGCCGTGGTGCTGGTGAACGGGTCCCTGGAGGATGCGGCGGTGGGGATCGGCAGCGTCGCCCGGGAGCGGCGGCGGGGCTTCCTGGCGGGCTGGCAGAGCGCCTACGCGCTGCTTCCCCAGGCGGAGGCAGCCCTGAAGCGGGCCTATCCCGGCCCATGGGAGCTCTACCGCCTCGATCCCGATGGCTACCGCCTCTGCACGACGTTCGAGCAGAAGCCTGATGCCGAGCAGCAGGCTATGGCCCTGGCCGGAGAGGAGGGCCTTGATCTGGGCGGACAGATGCGGGTGCTGGATCAGTTCATCGAAGGCCTGCGCAACTGA
- a CDS encoding cysteine desulfurase family protein, with the protein MVPLAAEVYLDACATSPPAPAVLAAMADAAAEAWANPSSLHGYGLAAAERLERSRISIATHLGVEPDRLVFVSGGSEANHAALLGMAARMQPGRLLISAVEHPALAAAAAGLQARGWQVRALPVDRRGVVRLDRFEELLQAPTRLVSMIWGQSEVGALQPIEAIGARCRAAGVPFHTDAVQVVGHRSVNLGRLPVDLLSLTAHKLQGPRGIGALVLAPGVEIDPLIGGGGQEGGRRGGTESVALAAGFAAALDLAAARLYGHGGLDPLLPLRDRLLETLLGLEGVRLSGPDPADPDGRLPHHISLLVSDAAGRPLAGRDLVRALWRHGYAVSSGSACSSSARGSSVRSSSASTAGPGGDPQRLRPDASPVLLAMGYSPEEAASGLRLSLGPWLCEADLEGFPAALQQALADLAAVSAGGDGRDG; encoded by the coding sequence ATGGTCCCCTTGGCGGCTGAGGTCTACCTCGATGCCTGTGCCACCAGTCCGCCGGCTCCGGCGGTGCTGGCGGCTATGGCGGACGCTGCCGCGGAGGCCTGGGCCAATCCCTCCAGCCTGCATGGGTATGGCCTGGCGGCGGCCGAGCGACTGGAGCGCAGCCGGATCTCAATCGCCACCCATCTGGGGGTGGAGCCCGATCGACTGGTGTTCGTCTCCGGCGGCAGTGAGGCCAACCATGCGGCCCTGCTCGGCATGGCGGCTCGGATGCAGCCAGGTCGGCTGCTGATCTCCGCAGTGGAGCACCCGGCATTGGCGGCGGCGGCGGCCGGTCTCCAGGCCCGTGGCTGGCAGGTGCGGGCCCTGCCGGTTGATCGGCGTGGGGTGGTGCGCCTGGATCGCTTTGAAGAGCTGCTACAGGCCCCGACCCGGCTGGTCTCGATGATCTGGGGCCAGAGCGAGGTGGGGGCGCTGCAGCCGATCGAGGCGATCGGCGCCCGTTGCCGAGCGGCTGGAGTGCCGTTCCACACCGATGCGGTGCAGGTGGTGGGCCACCGCAGCGTCAATCTGGGCCGCCTGCCGGTCGACCTGCTCAGCCTCACCGCCCACAAACTGCAGGGGCCGCGCGGGATCGGTGCTCTGGTCCTGGCGCCAGGGGTGGAGATCGATCCCTTGATCGGCGGCGGCGGCCAGGAGGGGGGACGCCGTGGCGGTACTGAGTCGGTTGCCCTCGCCGCCGGCTTCGCCGCCGCACTCGATCTGGCGGCCGCGCGGCTGTACGGCCATGGAGGACTCGACCCGCTTCTCCCCCTGCGCGACCGTTTGCTGGAGACACTCCTGGGTCTGGAGGGGGTGCGCCTCAGCGGACCCGATCCCGCCGATCCCGATGGACGCCTGCCCCACCACATCAGTCTCCTGGTTTCCGATGCCGCTGGCCGCCCGCTGGCGGGCCGGGATCTGGTGCGGGCGCTGTGGCGCCACGGCTATGCGGTGAGCAGTGGTTCGGCTTGCAGCAGTTCCGCACGCGGAAGTTCTGTGCGCAGCAGCTCTGCCAGCACCGCAGGTCCCGGCGGGGATCCTCAGCGGCTGCGCCCGGATGCCAGCCCCGTACTGCTGGCCATGGGGTACAGCCCTGAGGAGGCGGCCAGCGGCCTGCGTCTCAGTCTCGGCCCGTGGCTGTGCGAGGCGGATCTGGAAGGATTTCCGGCGGCATTGCAGCAGGCCCTTGCCGACCTCGCAGCGGTTTCAGCCGGCGGTGACGGTCGGGATGGGTAG
- the leuS gene encoding leucine--tRNA ligase: MRPVFHGRARAVTDPAVTDSSRYQPQALETRWQELWDRHQLHRTPEPGNGENFYALSMFPYPSGNLHMGHVRNYVITDVIARAARMRGKAVLHPMGWDAFGLPAENAAIERGVEPGTWTDQNIASMRAQLNQLGLSIDWEREVATCHADYYRWTQWLFLQFIDAGLAYQKDATVNWDPIDQTVLANEQVDGEGRSWRSGALVEKRKLRQWFLKITAYADQLLDDLDTLQGWPERVRTMQANWIGRSTGAELSFEVVDARGEPSGERITVFTTRPDTIYGASYVVLAPEHPLVAQLTTAEQAIHVEAFCDLVSRQSEQERTAEDKPKRGVPIGAMVRNPATGGLIPLWIADYVLAEYGTGAVMGVPAHDHRDFVFARQYELPVRQVIIPEGSDEHAFEGGAWTESGVLIHSGPFDGMPSREAKQAITAAAEQQGWGTGKVQFRLRDWLISRQRYWGCPIPVIHCETCGVVPVPAEQLPVELPQGIALAGRGGSPLAQLEHWVTVDCPCCGKPARRETDTMDTFMCSSWYFLRYSDAGNTQVPFSREAVDAWLPVDQYVGGIEHAILHLLYSRFFTKVLRDRGLLGFDEPFKRLLTQGMVQGITYKNPHSGKYIAPADVADPTDPRDPISGEVLEVFYEKMSKSKYNGVDPAVVIDRYGADTARMFILFKAPPEKDLEWDDADVEGQYRFLQRIWRLVDAAAERGLSLAAGAGNAELVAEAIAAAGGSPGLLDDERELRRAVHTAIAAVTDDLTGEELQCNTAVSELMKLSNAMASHLAASGDAFAAEALRTLVLLLAPFAPHLAEELWLKLGGRCDSDDLATTSIHAQPWPTADASALVRSTIPLVIQVKGKVRGNLEVPADADAATLERLALASDIAARWLQGQAPRRVIVVPGKLVNLVP, encoded by the coding sequence CTGCGGCCCGTCTTCCACGGCCGGGCCCGCGCCGTGACCGATCCCGCCGTGACCGATTCCTCCCGTTACCAGCCGCAGGCCCTCGAAACGCGCTGGCAGGAGCTGTGGGATCGCCACCAGCTGCACCGCACGCCGGAGCCAGGCAACGGTGAGAATTTCTACGCCCTGTCGATGTTCCCCTATCCCTCAGGGAATCTGCACATGGGGCATGTGCGCAATTACGTGATCACCGATGTGATCGCCCGGGCGGCCCGGATGCGGGGCAAGGCGGTGCTGCATCCGATGGGCTGGGACGCCTTCGGCCTGCCGGCCGAGAACGCCGCCATCGAGCGGGGCGTGGAGCCCGGCACCTGGACCGACCAGAACATCGCCTCGATGCGCGCCCAGCTCAACCAGCTGGGCCTCTCGATCGACTGGGAGCGCGAGGTGGCCACCTGCCACGCCGATTACTACCGCTGGACCCAGTGGCTGTTCCTGCAGTTCATCGACGCCGGTCTGGCGTACCAGAAGGACGCCACCGTGAACTGGGACCCGATCGACCAGACGGTGCTGGCCAACGAACAGGTGGACGGTGAAGGCCGCTCCTGGCGCTCCGGCGCCCTTGTGGAGAAGCGCAAGCTGCGCCAGTGGTTCCTGAAGATCACCGCCTACGCCGACCAGCTGCTGGACGACCTCGACACGCTGCAGGGTTGGCCGGAGCGGGTCCGAACCATGCAGGCCAACTGGATCGGCCGCAGCACCGGAGCTGAACTCAGCTTCGAGGTCGTGGACGCCAGGGGAGAGCCCAGCGGTGAACGGATCACCGTGTTCACGACCCGGCCGGACACGATCTACGGCGCCAGCTATGTGGTACTGGCGCCGGAGCATCCCCTGGTGGCCCAGCTCACCACTGCGGAGCAGGCGATCCACGTGGAAGCCTTCTGCGATCTGGTGAGCCGCCAGAGCGAACAGGAGCGCACCGCCGAAGACAAGCCCAAACGGGGCGTGCCGATCGGTGCCATGGTGCGCAACCCCGCCACGGGGGGCCTGATCCCCCTCTGGATCGCCGACTACGTGCTGGCGGAGTACGGCACCGGCGCCGTGATGGGCGTGCCCGCCCACGACCATCGGGACTTCGTCTTTGCGCGCCAATACGAACTACCGGTGCGGCAGGTGATCATTCCCGAAGGCAGCGATGAGCACGCCTTCGAGGGAGGCGCCTGGACCGAATCGGGGGTGCTGATCCATTCCGGCCCGTTCGATGGGATGCCGAGCCGCGAGGCCAAACAGGCCATCACTGCGGCGGCGGAGCAACAGGGATGGGGCACGGGCAAGGTGCAGTTCCGCCTGCGCGATTGGCTGATCTCGCGTCAGCGCTACTGGGGCTGTCCGATTCCGGTGATCCACTGCGAAACCTGCGGTGTGGTGCCGGTGCCAGCCGAGCAGCTTCCGGTGGAGCTGCCCCAGGGCATAGCGCTGGCCGGCAGGGGCGGCTCGCCCCTGGCCCAGCTGGAGCACTGGGTGACGGTGGACTGCCCCTGCTGCGGCAAACCCGCCCGCCGCGAGACCGACACCATGGACACCTTCATGTGTTCCTCGTGGTATTTCCTCCGCTACAGCGACGCCGGCAACACGCAGGTTCCCTTCAGCCGCGAGGCGGTGGATGCCTGGTTGCCTGTGGATCAGTACGTGGGTGGCATCGAACACGCCATCCTGCATCTGCTCTACTCCCGCTTCTTCACCAAGGTGCTGCGTGATCGCGGTCTGCTGGGCTTCGATGAGCCCTTCAAACGCCTCCTCACCCAAGGCATGGTGCAGGGGATCACCTACAAGAATCCCCACAGCGGCAAGTACATCGCGCCGGCGGATGTGGCTGACCCCACCGATCCGCGCGACCCGATCTCCGGCGAGGTTCTGGAGGTCTTCTACGAGAAGATGTCGAAGTCGAAATACAATGGTGTTGATCCGGCCGTGGTGATCGACCGCTATGGGGCCGACACAGCGCGGATGTTCATCCTCTTCAAGGCGCCACCCGAGAAGGATCTTGAATGGGACGACGCCGATGTGGAGGGTCAGTATCGCTTCCTGCAGCGGATCTGGCGCCTGGTGGATGCCGCCGCGGAGCGAGGTCTGAGCCTGGCCGCTGGGGCCGGCAACGCGGAGCTGGTGGCAGAGGCGATCGCGGCGGCAGGGGGCAGCCCTGGCCTCCTGGACGACGAACGGGAGCTGCGCCGGGCGGTGCATACCGCCATCGCCGCCGTGACTGATGACCTGACCGGCGAGGAGCTGCAGTGCAACACGGCCGTGTCGGAGCTGATGAAGCTCAGCAATGCCATGGCCAGCCATCTGGCGGCCAGTGGCGACGCCTTCGCCGCCGAAGCCCTGCGCACCCTGGTGCTGCTGCTGGCGCCGTTCGCGCCGCATCTGGCCGAGGAGCTCTGGCTGAAACTCGGCGGCCGATGCGACAGCGATGACCTGGCCACCACCAGCATCCACGCCCAGCCCTGGCCGACTGCCGACGCCTCAGCCCTGGTGCGCAGCACCATTCCCCTGGTGATCCAGGTCAAGGGCAAGGTGCGCGGCAACCTGGAGGTGCCGGCGGATGCCGATGCCGCCACCCTGGAACGCTTGGCCCTGGCCAGCGACATCGCCGCCAGGTGGCTCCAGGGTCAGGCACCGCGTCGGGTGATCGTGGTGCCGGGCAAGCTGGTGAACCTGGTGCCCTGA
- a CDS encoding N-acetylmuramoyl-L-alanine amidase, with amino-acid sequence MRRARVVLRRRWRRWSSPSATVIAPPALVAIAAAGLLGLGGLGWMARQLIASASGAEGRPSLLEILQEVRQPPMAPEAGRRQAPPPPQRQAWRSPLRPSCAPTAEALRQRLENRLAVLQNTPHRVAIDPSNFGQRFDHDAFGNPVDSTPKVVVLHETVYGIGSALNTFLTPHPNDDDQVSYHTLIGGDGAVLNTVDPSQRAFGAGNSAFNGLWVITNPRVSGSVNNFALHLSLETPLDGEDNDPAHSGYSSAQYDAMAVVLTDWMRRFGFPAQNITTHRYVDLGGERGDPRSFDWRALEVRLAALGMLCPSR; translated from the coding sequence ATGAGGCGGGCCCGCGTGGTGCTGCGGCGGCGTTGGCGCCGCTGGAGCTCTCCCTCTGCCACCGTGATCGCCCCTCCGGCCCTGGTGGCCATCGCTGCTGCGGGGCTGCTTGGCCTGGGCGGACTGGGCTGGATGGCGCGCCAGCTGATCGCCTCTGCCAGCGGCGCGGAGGGACGCCCCTCTCTGCTGGAGATTCTTCAGGAGGTCCGCCAGCCGCCGATGGCGCCGGAAGCAGGCCGGCGTCAGGCTCCACCACCACCCCAGAGGCAGGCCTGGCGTTCGCCTTTGCGCCCCTCCTGCGCGCCAACTGCCGAGGCCCTGCGCCAGCGCCTGGAGAATCGCCTGGCTGTTCTGCAGAACACGCCCCATCGCGTGGCCATTGATCCCAGCAATTTCGGCCAACGTTTCGATCACGATGCCTTCGGCAATCCGGTGGATTCCACCCCGAAGGTGGTGGTGCTGCATGAGACGGTCTACGGCATCGGCTCGGCCCTCAACACCTTCCTCACCCCCCATCCGAACGACGATGACCAGGTCAGCTACCACACCCTGATCGGCGGTGATGGAGCGGTGCTGAACACGGTGGATCCGTCCCAGCGGGCCTTCGGGGCCGGCAATTCCGCCTTCAATGGCCTCTGGGTGATCACCAATCCCAGGGTGAGTGGCTCGGTCAATAACTTCGCTCTGCATCTCAGCCTCGAAACGCCGCTGGATGGTGAAGACAACGACCCAGCCCACAGCGGCTACAGCTCCGCCCAGTACGACGCCATGGCCGTGGTGCTGACCGACTGGATGCGGCGGTTTGGCTTTCCGGCCCAGAACATCACCACTCACCGCTACGTGGATCTGGGCGGTGAGCGGGGCGATCCCCGCAGCTTCGACTGGCGGGCACTTGAGGTCCGGCTGGCGGCTCTCGGGATGCTCTGTCCATCCCGCTGA
- a CDS encoding helicase DnaB: MLLATALGGVGEAQHPLESLINAPDQSSTISGDSRAAVGSVTEGQRVNPIDFTPEELRELQKRFGVHGPQPRLAQLLTEGLDQLEPLRSHTLTRLEELRPVILSESLRRRVNPMLVAAVLFDEMQHAKPGESHPIAAHSGLFSTLGPAQLGLGEMVHQGLLPADATPEQLEAARDALLDPEQNVTLLVGKFERLQKELELTTPLPPIASRSPHEAKALATLAYLHNGKLDYPARVLRYMQDPELHALLYGNRRKQLPPLI; this comes from the coding sequence GTGCTGCTCGCCACCGCCTTGGGTGGTGTTGGCGAAGCGCAACACCCCCTGGAATCCCTGATCAACGCTCCGGATCAGAGCAGCACCATCAGCGGCGACAGTCGCGCTGCTGTCGGCTCAGTCACTGAGGGCCAGCGGGTCAATCCGATCGATTTCACCCCCGAGGAACTGCGGGAGTTGCAGAAGCGCTTCGGGGTCCATGGACCTCAGCCACGCCTGGCCCAATTGCTCACCGAAGGCCTCGACCAGCTCGAACCGCTCCGCTCCCACACCCTCACCCGCCTGGAGGAGCTGCGGCCGGTGATCCTGAGTGAGTCCCTGCGCCGCCGCGTCAATCCGATGCTCGTGGCTGCCGTGCTGTTCGATGAGATGCAGCACGCCAAGCCAGGCGAAAGCCACCCGATCGCAGCCCATTCCGGCCTGTTCAGCACTCTCGGCCCAGCCCAGCTTGGATTAGGGGAGATGGTGCACCAGGGCCTGCTCCCTGCCGATGCGACACCGGAGCAATTGGAGGCGGCTCGCGATGCGTTGCTGGACCCGGAGCAGAACGTGACCCTCTTAGTGGGCAAGTTCGAGCGCCTCCAGAAGGAACTGGAACTGACCACTCCCCTCCCGCCGATCGCGAGCCGCTCCCCCCACGAAGCCAAGGCTCTCGCCACCCTGGCCTACCTGCACAACGGCAAGCTGGACTATCCCGCACGGGTGCTGCGCTACATGCAGGACCCTGAGCTCCACGCCCTCCTCTACGGCAACCGCCGCAAGCAGCTCCCTCCGCTGATCTGA